From the Theobroma cacao cultivar B97-61/B2 chromosome 2, Criollo_cocoa_genome_V2, whole genome shotgun sequence genome, one window contains:
- the LOC18608672 gene encoding 4-hydroxybenzoate polyprenyltransferase, mitochondrial: MASLSLAHASRRLLTPSLSFSQLRTRMIKNPAFDSQFMSRSFSRKNSVLLSSNFKTRIACMSTTTSPGGKDDQKLSGETEKVGGVSSWIDYLPREIQPYAKLARVEKPIGTWLLIWPFAWSATLAAPTGSLPDFKTLALFACAAPLLRGAACTINDILDRDIDRMVERTKLRPIASGAVTPFQGLGFLAFQLILSHGILLQLTHYSPIYEASFIFLMSTYPLMKRFTYWAQAYLGLTFNWGTLLGWYAIKASLQPSILLPLYMSGIFWTLVYDTIYAHQDKEDDIKVGVKSTALKFGDSSKEWTTAFAIACISSLALSGYNAEIGWPYYMFLAAASGQLAWQIGTANLSSPADCSRKFVSNKWFGALIFSGILLGRVFP; encoded by the exons ATGGCATCACTTTCGCTCGCCCACGCTTCACGCAGGCTCCTcactccctctctctctttttcacaGCTAAGAACAAGGATGATAAAGAATCCTGCTTTCGACAGCCAATTCATGAGTCGATCTTTTTCCAGGAAAAATTCCGTTTTgctttcctcaaattttaaaacccgAATTGCTTGCATGTCAACAACCACATCTCCAGGAGGCAAAGATGATCAAAAGCTAAGTGGCGAAACTGAGAAAGTTGGTGGGGTTTCATCGTGGATTGATTACTTACCCAGAGAAATTCAGCCTTACGCTAAGCTTGCTCGCGTGGAGAAGCCCATCGGTACATGGTTATTGATTTGGCCCTTTGCATG GTCAGCTACGTTGGCAGCACCGACTGGAAGCCTTCCTGATTTCAAGACGTTAGCTCTTTTTGCTTGTGCAGCTCCACTTTTGAGGGGTGCTGCTTGTACCATAAATGATATCCTTGACCGTGATATTGATAGAATG GTGGAGCGTACAAAACTGAGGCCGATCGCGAGTGGCGCTGTCACTCCATTTCAAGGACTTGGTTTTCTTGcgtttcaattaattttgagtcATGGAATTCTCCTCCAACTCACCCATTATAG CCCGATCTATGAGGCTTCATTCATCTTTCTAATGTCTACCTATCCTCTCATGAAGAGGTTCACATATTGG GCCCAGGCCTATTTAGGTTTGACCTTCAACTGGGGGACCTTGTTGGGCTGGTATGCAATTAAAGCAAGCTTACAACCCTCTATTCTGTTACCTTTGTACATGTCTGGTATATTTTGGACTCTTGTGTACGACACCATATATGCGCATCAG GATAAAGAAGATGATATCAAAGTTGGTGTTAAATCCACAGCCTTGAAATTTGGGGATTCATCGAAGGAGTGGACTACTGCGTTTGCAATtgcatgcattagtagtctggCTCTAAGCGGATACAATGCTGAAATAG GCTGGCCTTATTATATGTTTCTGGCAGCTGCATCTGGACAATTAGCTTGGCAGATAGGAACTGCTAATCTGTCATCCCCAGCTGATTGCAGCAGAAA GTTTGTGTCCAACAAATGGTTTGGTGCCCTTATTTTCAGTGGGATTTTATTGGGAAGAGTCTTCCCTTAA